Proteins from one Nicotiana tabacum cultivar K326 chromosome 23, ASM71507v2, whole genome shotgun sequence genomic window:
- the LOC107796282 gene encoding uncharacterized protein LOC107796282 has product MMRSSSPPHAGGGSGGCSVGGGGLNYIEHQVSKFDTLPGVAIKYGVEVADIKRLNGLVSDLQMFALKTLQIPLHGRHPPSPIVSNGEGTQGPSSSEKTPSSNRYPGLFGSFQSLKLKSSSQPRVSHYGGPKPEIQKLASEGFEMAVYRKGVSHYLEDGPFVKSIPHSNPPLGLHRKCKSVANDMSENGVLGNGSGRWFEKLSRRRQKSEADFSSCTPEVLLKEDNSSGSGFSAVAGKGLALRPKSASRILSGPDTEASSINPIPIGLNDSLLNESTSVRKSSSTSSLQDSDSSGTLSSLWPTAKWNLKPDFQAISAAAITKPIFDSLPKPIAARKSKTAVD; this is encoded by the exons ATGATGAGGTCATCATCTCCACCGCATGCTGGTGGTGGCAGCGGTGGTTGTAGTGTCGGTGGAGGAGGATTGAATTACATTGAACACCAAGTTTCAAAATTTGACACACTTCCTGGTGTAGCAATCAAATATGGAGTTgag GTAGCTGATATTAAGAGGTTGAATGGGCTGGTTTCGGATCTCCAGATGTTTGCTCTAAAGACTCTTCAAATACCATTACACGGGAGGCATCCACCATCACCCATAGTGTCAAATGGTGAAGGCACCCAAGG ACCAAGCAGCTCTGAGAAGACTCCTTCAAGCAATCGATACCCTGGTTTGTTTGGTTCATTTCAATCCCTAAAATTAAAGTCTTCCTCCCAGCCAAGAGTTTCACATTATGGTGGTCCTAAACCGGAAATTCAGAAACTTGCATCTGAAGGTTTTGAAATGGCTGTCTATCGGAAAGGAGTATCACATTATTTAGAAGATGGACCGTTTGTCAAGTCAATTCCTCATTCTAATCCACCACTCGGTCTTCATAGAAAATGTAAAAGCGTAGCTAATGATATGTCAGAGAATGGAGTTCTGGGCAATGGCTCGGGTAGATGGTTCGAGAAATTGTCAAGAAGGCGTCAAAAATCTGAGGCTGATTTCAGTTCTTGCACCCCAGAAGTACTGTTGAAGGAAGATAACAGCAGTGGTAGCGGGTTTTCTGCTGTTGCTGGCAAGGGATTGGCTTTGCGGCCTAAGTCAGCTAGTCGAATTCTCTCTGGACCAGATACTGAAGCAAGTTCAATAAATCCTATCCCTATCGGGTTGAATGATTCTTTATTGAACGAAAGTACAAGTGTCAGGAAATCATCAAGTACGTCGAGTTTGCAGGATTCAGATAGTAGTGGCACATTATCTTCCCTGTGGCCAACAGCAAAGTGGAATTTGAAGCCAGATTTTCAGGCAATTTCTGCTGCAGCAATTACCAAACCAATCTTTGATAGCCTTCCCAAACCAATTGCTGCTCGAAAAAGCAAGACTGCTGTTGATTAG